In Streptomyces sp. TLI_146, the genomic stretch AGTTGATGTCGCGCGCCTCCGACGAACCCGAAGCCGATCTGCCCGGGGAAGCCCCGCTGCCCGGGTTGCTCCCCGAGCCCCTGGGCGCCGAACTCATCGCCTTCCGCCGGGACTTGCACATGCACCCCGAGCTGGGAAACCAGGAGTTCCGCACCACCGCGGCGATCAGGAAGCGGCTGGAGGCGGCCGGGCTCAAGCCCCGGGTCCTCGACAGCGGGACCGGACTCCTGTGCGATGTCGGCACCTGGAAGGGGGGACGGCCCATGCTGGCGATCAGGGCGGACATCGACGCCCTGCCGATCCCGGACGCCAAAGTCAACACTCCGTACCGCTCGACCGTCCCCGATCGGGCGCATGCCTGCGGCCACGACATCCACACCACCACCGTGCTCGGCACCGGTCTGGTCCTGGCCGAGCTCGACCGGCAGGGCCTGCTGCCGCACCCGGTCCGGCTGGTCTTCCAGCCCGCCGAGGAGGTGCTGCCCGGCGGCGCCACCGACGCGATCCGCTCCGGCGCGCTGGACGGCGTGGGCAGGATCATCGCGGTGCACTGCGACCCGCGCGTCGACGCGGGCCGGATCGGGCTGCGGGCCGGGCCGATCACCTCGGCCTGCGACCGGCTGGAGATCACCCTGGACGGGCCCGGCGGCCACACCGCCCGCCCGCACCTGACCACCGACATGGTCACCGCGGCCGCCCGGGTGGCCGTCGACGTGCCCGCGCTGCTCGCCCGCCGGATCGACGCCCGCGCCGGGCTCGCCGTCACCTGGGGCCGCATCGACGCCGGGCACGCCTGCAACGTCATCCCGATGCGCGCGGAGCTGGCCGGAACCGTGCGCTGCCTGGACCTGGACGCCTGGCGCGACGCGCCCGGCAAGGTGCACGCCGCGATCGACGAGGTGGCCACTCTGCACGGCGCGAAGTCCGAGATCAACTACGTCCGCGGCGTGCCGCCGGTCGTCAACGATCCGGCGGTGGCCGAACTCCTGCGCGAGGCTCAGACGGCGCGCCGAGGGGCCCTCGCGATCGAGGACACCGAGCAGAGTCTGGGTGGCGAGGACTTTTCCTGGTACCTGGAGCACGTGCCCGGCGCGATGGCCCGCCTCGGCGTGCGCACTCCGGGGTCCGACGCCCGTCTTGACCTGCATCGAGGTGATTTCGACGCCGATGAGGCGGCCATCAAGGTCGGTGTGGAGCTCTTCACTGCCGCAGCGCTGCTGGAAGGACACCGTTCGTAACCGGACACTTCATCGTCTGTTCGCGGCGATTCGATAACGGCTTCCGAACAGGTCTTTACGCGACATCTACGCGCGTTACGATCCGACGCGAAACCAGCGCCGGTAGGGGCGCTCTCGGTTCGTTTTGAAGGGACCTCCTCGTGCGCCGGGTATCCAAGATCGCTGCGGCCGGTATCGCCACCGCCGCGCTCGCGCTTTCCGCCACCGCGTGTGGCAGCACTTCCTCCGAGAAGGACAAGGACACCTCCGCGTCGTCCAGCGCGGGCGGCAAGGGCGTCAAGGTCGGTGTCGCGTACGACGTCGGCGGCCGTGGCGACCACTCGTTCAACGACTCCGCCGCGCGCGGCATCGACAAGGCCAAGGCGGAGTTCGGCGGTGAGATCAAGGAACTGACGGCCAAGACGACCGACACCGAGGCCGACCGCGTCGAGCGCCTCACCCAGCTCGCCCAGGCGGGCTACAACCCGGTCATCGGCATCGGCTACGCCTACGCGAACTCGATGAAGCAGGTCGCCGCCAAGTTCCCGAAGACCAGCTTCGGCATCGTCGACTCGGTCGTCGAGGGCGCCAACAACGTCGACAACATCGTCTTCACCGAGGAGCAGGGCTCCTACCTGGCCGGTGTCGCCGCCGCCCTGAAGACGAAGACCGACCACGTCGGCTTCATCGGCGGTGTGGACGTTCCGCTCATCAAGAAGTTCGAGGCGGGCTTCGTCCAGGGCGTCAAGGACACCAAGCCGGGCGTCAAGGTCGACCCGCAGTACCTGTCGCACGGCTCGGACACCTCCGGCTTCGCCAGCCCCGACAAGGGCAAGGCCGCCGCGCAGGGCATGCTCGACAACGGCGCCGACGTCATCTACACGGCCGCCGGCTCCTCCGGCAACGGCGCCATCGAGGCCGTCGCGGGCAAGAAGGGCGCCTGGGCGATCGGTGTCGACTCCGACCAGTACAACCAGGCCTCGCTGGCCAAGTACAAGTCCTCGATCCTGACCTCGGTCGTCAAGAACGTCGACATCGGCGTCTACGACCTGGTCAAGTCGGTCAAGGACGGCAAGCCGCTGACCGGCACCAACAGCTACCCGCTGGCCAAGGACGGCGTGTCCCTCGCCACCAGCGGCGGCTTCATCGACGACATCAAGGCCAAGCTCGACGAGGCCAAGAAGAAGATCGTCGACGGCCAGATCAAGGTCAAGACGACCCCGTGATCCGGGCCGTGACCCGGCCCCCTCGCGGGGGCCGGACCACGTCACGGCACTGAAGCAGTGACGGGCTCGGCGGGGAGGGAGAGCCCCCTCCCCGCCGAGCCCATAACGATGTGTCAACTCTACGCGCGTAGGCGGGAGTTGGCGCGCTAGCGTCACCACGCCCTCTGCCCCCACCCCCCTCCTTCTCGTAGGAGAGTGCGCCATCAACGCGTCCAGCCCTCCCGCCGTCGAACTGCGCGGCATCACCAAACGATTCCCCGGCGTCGTCGCCAACAAGGACATCGACATCACCGTCAAGAAGGGCACCGTCCATGCCCTCTGCGGTGAGAACGGTGCCGGCAAGTCGACCCTGATGAAGATCCTCTACGGCATGCAGAAGCCGGACGAGGGAACCATCACCGTCGACGGCGAGCAGGTGGTCTTCCACAGCCCCGCCGACGCCATCGCCCGCGGGATCGGCATGGTGCACCAGCACTTCATGCTCGCTGACAACCTCACCGTCCTGGAGAACGTGGTCCTCGGCGGCGAGAAGCTGTACGGCATCGGTGCCAAGGCCCGTAAGAAGATCAAGGAGATCTCGGACGCGTACGGCCTGGGCGTCCGTCCCGACGTCATGGTCGAGGACCTCGGCGTCGCCGACCGCCAGCGCGTGGAGATCCTCAAGGTCCTCTACCGCGGCGCCCGCACGCTCATCCTCGACGAGCCGACGGCCGTCCTGGTCCCGCAGGAGGTCGAGGCGCTCTTCGACAACCTGCGCGAGCTCAAGGCCGAGGGCCTGACCGTCATCTTCATCTCCCACAAGCTGGGCGAGGTGCTCTCGGTCGCCGACGACATCACCGTCATCCGGCGCGGCACCACGGTCGGCACCGCCGACCCGAAGAACACCACCACCAAGCAGCTCGCCGAGCTGATGGTCGGCAGCGAGCTCCCGTCCCCGGAGACCCGCGAGTCGACCGTCACCGACGTGCCGATGCTGAAGGTGGACGAGCTGAAGCTGGCCGCCACCGACCCCGACGGCGTGGTGCGCGAGGTGCTCTCCGGAGTGTCCTTCACCATCCACAAGGGCGAGGTGCTGGGCATCGCCGGTGTCGAGGGCAACGGCCAGGCCGAGCTCGTCGAGGCCATCATGGGCATGCGCGACCCGGACGGCGGTGTCATCACCCTCGACGCCACCGACATCTCCCACGCGCCCACCCGCAAGCGCCGCGAGGGCGGCATCGGGTACATCCCCGAGGACCGCCACCGCCACGGCCTGCTGCTTGAGGCCCCCCTCTGGGAGAACCGCGTCCTCGGCCACGTCACCGAGCGCCCGAACTCCAAGGGAGGGCTGCTCGACAACAAGGCCGCGCGCGCGGACACCGAGCGCATCGTGCGCGAGTACGACGTGCGCACCCCGGGCATCGAGGTCACCGCGGCCTCGCTCTCCGGCGGCAACCAGCAGAAGCTGATCGTCGGCCGCGAGATGAGCCACAACCCCAAGCTCCTGATCGCCGCGCACCCCACCCGGGGCGTGGACGTGGGCGCACAGGCGCAGATCTGGGACCAGATCCGCACGGCCCGCCGCGAGGGCCTCGCGGTACTGCTGATCTCCGCCGACC encodes the following:
- a CDS encoding amidohydrolase, producing MSRASDEPEADLPGEAPLPGLLPEPLGAELIAFRRDLHMHPELGNQEFRTTAAIRKRLEAAGLKPRVLDSGTGLLCDVGTWKGGRPMLAIRADIDALPIPDAKVNTPYRSTVPDRAHACGHDIHTTTVLGTGLVLAELDRQGLLPHPVRLVFQPAEEVLPGGATDAIRSGALDGVGRIIAVHCDPRVDAGRIGLRAGPITSACDRLEITLDGPGGHTARPHLTTDMVTAAARVAVDVPALLARRIDARAGLAVTWGRIDAGHACNVIPMRAELAGTVRCLDLDAWRDAPGKVHAAIDEVATLHGAKSEINYVRGVPPVVNDPAVAELLREAQTARRGALAIEDTEQSLGGEDFSWYLEHVPGAMARLGVRTPGSDARLDLHRGDFDADEAAIKVGVELFTAAALLEGHRS
- a CDS encoding BMP family protein; this encodes MRRVSKIAAAGIATAALALSATACGSTSSEKDKDTSASSSAGGKGVKVGVAYDVGGRGDHSFNDSAARGIDKAKAEFGGEIKELTAKTTDTEADRVERLTQLAQAGYNPVIGIGYAYANSMKQVAAKFPKTSFGIVDSVVEGANNVDNIVFTEEQGSYLAGVAAALKTKTDHVGFIGGVDVPLIKKFEAGFVQGVKDTKPGVKVDPQYLSHGSDTSGFASPDKGKAAAQGMLDNGADVIYTAAGSSGNGAIEAVAGKKGAWAIGVDSDQYNQASLAKYKSSILTSVVKNVDIGVYDLVKSVKDGKPLTGTNSYPLAKDGVSLATSGGFIDDIKAKLDEAKKKIVDGQIKVKTTP
- a CDS encoding ABC transporter ATP-binding protein, giving the protein MRGITKRFPGVVANKDIDITVKKGTVHALCGENGAGKSTLMKILYGMQKPDEGTITVDGEQVVFHSPADAIARGIGMVHQHFMLADNLTVLENVVLGGEKLYGIGAKARKKIKEISDAYGLGVRPDVMVEDLGVADRQRVEILKVLYRGARTLILDEPTAVLVPQEVEALFDNLRELKAEGLTVIFISHKLGEVLSVADDITVIRRGTTVGTADPKNTTTKQLAELMVGSELPSPETRESTVTDVPMLKVDELKLAATDPDGVVREVLSGVSFTIHKGEVLGIAGVEGNGQAELVEAIMGMRDPDGGVITLDATDISHAPTRKRREGGIGYIPEDRHRHGLLLEAPLWENRVLGHVTERPNSKGGLLDNKAARADTERIVREYDVRTPGIEVTAASLSGGNQQKLIVGREMSHNPKLLIAAHPTRGVDVGAQAQIWDQIRTARREGLAVLLISADLDELIGLSDTLRVMYRGRLVADADPATITPEELGSAMTGAAAGHLEHHDSTGGEDR